The Planctomycetaceae bacterium genome includes the window GGTATGGCTGCCGGCGCTACTGCTACTATAGCTGCTTGCGCGGGTGTGGCTGCTGTCTTCTCCAGAAGATCCGGCAGTGCGAAGCTGTAACGAGTGAAGAAGGCGGTAAGGATGTCCTGAAAGAGGGATTTATTATCGTCACCCATTTCCCGTGGTTCGTAGAGGGAGTACGCGCCGTGACTCAGAACGTTCAGCGCCCTTGAGTAGAAGGCCTGATCCTTTTCCCCATCCAAGCAGTCTGCAAAGGAGTGATACCCGAAGAAGACCGCCGTCTTCTCCAAAACACTTCGAAGCATGTTGAAGTGATAAGTGTAGAGGATTCCCGATTCTGCTGCGGATTGAAGCTCGCTCAACATCGCGACATGGTGAAAGAAGGGAGTATCGTCTGTGGCACGCAGCGTAAGTTCATCTCCATTACGTGGCCGATCCAGGAAGTACTTCTTGTGAGGAATCTTCTTGAACTCGTTGGCAATAACGTTGAAAAAGAGCGCGTGATGCGACGAGATAACGGCCTTGCACCGGCCCCTTCCCTTCTTAAGCAACTTCGCCAAATCGCTCGCCACTGCGATGGCGTTGTTATCATCAAGTGAGGAAATGGGATCATCAATGTAGAAGTACTTCACCCACGAATAGGATTCCTGGCCGTCGATTACCCTTTCGCAAATAGCCATGAAGAGGCACCAGATGAAGATATTTTCTTCCCCCCGCGAAATCTTGATGTTGGAGTTATCTCCCTTGCGAAAACTGACGGTCCAAGCGGTATAGTCGATGTCAAAGTCGAAGTCGGCGTACCTGCCCAGATATGCTTGTATGCTTTCCTCCAAGGCCAAATCCCTCAGGCCAGCGAAGAACTTGGATTCCGAGTTAATTCTCAGCTTCCGGTCACTGTCATCCTCAAAATCATTGTCCCACGTAAAAAGATCTTCGGTATAGGCATTGAAGTAGAGCGTATCAGGAGTACCCTTGTTCTGTCGCTTCCCGGCCTCCTTGAACTCCATAGAAAGTCTGGTCTTGCCTACGCGGTTATAGGCGTAGACGAACACAAAGTCGGAGTTGGCAAGGTCCCTCCGCACTCGCGACCCAAGCGTCTGCATCGTTCTATATCGATGGATTGTTGGAATACTGCTCATGCTTCACTCTCCTGAGGGGAGGGGAAAAGTTGCTGCATTAGGCCTCTCTTGTGGACCCTGAGGGCAACGACCTTCGTGGCTTGACTGAGCATTACCGTATCAAGGGAAGCGAGGCAACCGGCAACTCGTTGCTGCTCACCCTTTGTAGGGGGACGTGGAATCAGAAAAGACCGAATCTGCCCGAAGTTCAAACCTTGCCTGTTGCCGCCGGCTTGAAAGTTGTCGATTTGCTTTTGGCCTCGGTCCGAGATCAGGTATTGATTGAGCAACACCGGATAAAGCTCGTTCTGCTTCAGTCGGATAATACAGACGTGCTGATTGACGTTGCCGCCGACAATTCTCGAATCTGCGACCGCACTTCTACCGATTGACGCTCCGGTAATGTTCAGAAGGACGTCAGAAGGCTGAATTTCGGACGCAACGAATGACTTGTGCGTTTCCTCGTCTATGTACGCAACGTCTTCCAATATTAGCTCTCCCCAACCTACGTTTTGGCTACGGATAAATGGCCGACCGCTCGACTTGTAGTTCTTGTCGCCCCCGAGGGGAGTAATTCCGCTGCCGATCCTACTGGTCATTGGCCCGAGTTCGTACATTTCCCACGCCGGAGCGCTGCAAAACTCGGGAAAACGGAGGCGCGAGCGAGTTTCGCCTTCTCGCGGAAAGAGAAGCTGCATCAGTCCTTGTTTGTGGGCCCGCATCGCCTCCAACTTCCGGACCTCGGCGGCAATTAGCTCGTCCAGCGAAGTCAGACAGTCGGCGATCTTCTGCTGCTCAGCGGAGGAGGAACTCCCGCTCGGGACGGGGACGGGCAACCTCATCAGATCGTCGTCGTTCACACTCAGGGAGCCGTGAGCGCGCGCACCGATGGTGATGTATTTCTTCAGCCACCTGCCATGCAGATTGCCTGCGAAAACATAGTCAAGATATGCCGGATCAATTTGTAACTCGTCCGGTCGAAAGCAGGTGAAGATGCTGTTGGGAACTGCGGCTTGGTCCTTGCCCAGGTATCGTGCGATGTAACCTTGGGGGAAGGCTTTCGTGGCACTCTTGTTGTACGCAAAGTCGTTCTTCTTCAGCCGGAGATAGTTCTTGAGTGAGTCGCCCGCAATTGTGCGGCCAAATTTGTTCTCCTGGCTCACCAGCCCAACTCCGGTCGTGACTGTGTAGGGCGTGCATTGGGTTGTGCCGACTCGGTCATCAATCAATGTTGCGATTTGTGCAAGGGGCTTTTGAATCCAGCTATCCCTGAACTCGGGAAACCGCAGCTTCGGAATTAGCGTGTGTTTGGTATCGCCCTTCATCGTTTCACTGCTCGTATGCGCTTAGTCCCGAAATATCCCGGCCGGCGGCGCGCTTCTTCAGCAGCGGCACCAGGTCGGCCATGAGTGCCAGTTCTTTTTCCCTGCGTTGTCGCCAGTTCAGGCCCAGCGGTTCCATCAGGACGGTAAGCTGTTCGCCGTCGAAGATCATACGGCCGAGGATGGTGTCGATGAATTCCTGCAGGGCGCCGGGCGACAGGCCGTGCTTACTGGCCTGTTGGGCAAGCTCGGCGGCGTTCCTCTGGGCCTTGAAGAGATGGTACCCCTCGCGAACGCCTTTCTCGTCCAGCCTCTTACCCGCTTCGAGAGAGCGGACATAGTCGGTGATGATCTCGCGCTCGTCCATGAACTTGGCATCGGACGCGATAAGGCCGATCAGCCTTTCGCGGCTCATCTCCCACTTGGCCGGGGTCTGCTGCGAATACCGGGCGATCAGGGCCATGATGTAGTCGTAATCGATCAGGGCCGAGGCGAAGAGGACAAACTCAAAGTCAAGTTGATCTGCCCCAGTTGCGTCGCCACTCTTGCCGCGCTGCTCCCTGAGCCGCTGGGCCGTTTCGAGGTAGACGCCGCGGAAGCCCTTGAGATGTTCCTCGGGCAGAATCTGCTCGATAGTCTTCTTCTGTTCTTCGGAAAGATCGGTGTACTGGTCGAGTTGGGTCTGGAGGCGCTGCACTTCCTTGAAGCGGAGGATGAACTGAGCGCGGGCGTCGTCCCCCTTGAGATTCGGCACGTCTTCCGGTCTGGGCTGGAGGCCCTGCGACTTCATAAACTCGCCCAGGTCGCCGACGGCGGTCTTGAGCTTTTCGATGACGACGGGGGCCTTGTCCACAAGCCAGATTTCTCGGGCCTTCTCCATCTCGGCCCCGGAGAAGAGAATCACGGCGGCATCGACGGCGGCCTGCTGCTGGCGGAAGTCGAGGATGTTTCCGTAGGGCTTGGTGGCATTGAGGATGCGGTTTGTGCGGGAAAGAGCTTGGATCAGCCCGTGGTGCTTGAGGTTCTTGTCCACGTAAAGCGTGTTGAGATACTTTGAGTCGAAACCGGTCAGGAGCATATCGACAACGATGGTGATGTCGATCTTCTCCCGGCCTTTCTTGGGCAGGTCGGCGTTGGGGAACTGCTGGTCTTTGATGCGCTTCTGGACATCCTGATAGTAAAGATCGAACTCGAAAAGGGAGTGATTGGTGTCGAAGCGGGCGTTGTAATCGGCGATGATGGCCTTGAGGGCTTTCTTCTTCTTTTCGGGCTCCTGCTCGTTGTCGGCCTTTTCCTGCGGCAGGTCCTCCTGAATCTGTTTCACGTCCGGGTTATCATCGGCGGGTGGGGAGAAGACGGCGGCGATGTTGAGGGGGACAAATTCAGGATCGGCCTGCTGCTTCTCCGCCTGCACGGTCTGGAAGAGGTCAAAGTACTCGATGGCCTGGTTGATGGAGGCGGTGGCCAGAAGAGCGTTGAACCTGCGCCCGCCGGTGGCCGCGTCGTGTTTGGCGAGAATGGCCTCAACGACAGCGCGCTTGGTCAGGGTTTCGCCGGGCTTTACGGCTTGGCCGTCGGGCTTGTAGTAATCCACGTGAAAACGCAGGACGTTCTGGTCCTCGATGGCGTGGGTGATGGTGTAGGCATGGAGTTCTTTCTCGAAGAGGTCCTGCGTGGTTCTATAGGTGGCCTGATCGCCTTCGATCTTCTGGTAGGTGGCGTTCTCTTCAAAGATGGGCGTGCCGGTGAACCCGAAGAGCTGCGCGTTGGGGAAGAACTCCTTTATGGCCTGATGGTTGTCGCCGAACTGGGAGCGGTGGCACTCGTCGAAGATGAAGACCATGCGCTTCTTGCGGAGCGATTCGAGGCGCTGCTTGTAGTTGCGCCGGTTCGTGCCATCCAGCGCCAGGCCGAGCTTCTGGATGGTGGTGACGATCACTTTGTCGGCGTAGTCCTCGGATAGGAGCCGGCGGACGAGCGTTTCGGTGTTGGTGTTTTCCTCGACGCAGCCTTCCTGAAACTTATTGAACTCCTCCCGCGTCTGGCGGTCCAGGTCCTTGCGGTCCACGACAAAGAGGCACTTTTCGATGTCGGGGTTGTCCTTGAGGAGCGTGGAAGCCTTGAAGGAGGTGAGCGTTTTTCCGCTGCCGGTGGTGTGCCAGATGTAACCGTTACCGCAGTTTCGGTGGATGCAGTCCACAATGGCCTTGACCGCGTAGATCTGGTACGGCCGCATCATCAGCAGCTTCTGTTCGCTAGCGATGAGAACCATATAGCGGCTGATCATCTGGCCCAGGGAACACTTGAGAAGGAACTTCTCCGCGAAAGTGTCAAGGTGGGTGATCTTGGTGTTGTCTTCGGCCGCGAACTGGTAGACGGGAAGGAATCGCTCCTCGGCGTTGAAGCTGAAGTGGCGGGCGTTGTTGTTGGCGAAGTACCAGGTGTCAGTGCGATTGCTGACGATGAACAATTGGATGAAGCACAGGAGGGTGCGAGTGTAGCCGTTTCCCGTATCGTTCTTGTAGTCGACGATCTGCTCCATGGCCCGGCGAGGGCTGATGCCGAGGGTTTTCAGTTCAATCTGGACGGCCGGCACGCCGTTGATGAGCAAAATGACATCGTAGCGGTGGTGGCTGTAGTCGGTATTGATGCGGAGTTGATTGACCACCTCAAAGGTGTTCTTGCACCAGTCCTTAATGTTGACCAGCGTGTAATTCAGAGGCGTGCCATCGTCACGGATGAAGCTGTTAATGTCGCGAAGCCTACGGGCAGCGGTGAATACATCCGGCGTGATGATTTCATCCAGCAGTCGCTGGAATTCGCCGTCGGTCAGTTGGACGCGGTTGAGCGCGTCGAACTTCTGTCGGAAATTGTTCTCCAGCGTGTCGCGGTCTCGGATGTCCGATCGGTATTCGTATTTCAGGCTGCGGAGCTTCTCGATAAGCTGTTCTTCAAGATGGCGTTCGGGTGAACTCATGGCGGCCTTTAGATAGAACAATCTGAATCCTACCGCGCGAAGGCGGGGCTCCGCTCGGGGTCTTTCGCCGGATTCTACGATGCGCCCAAGGCAAAGTCACGTGGCAAAAGACCAGGGCTTGCTTGGCGGGTCGTGTCGGGTTTTGCGTAAAACTTTTGCAGCCTTTGACGTAGGTCAAGGTTCGGTCTCTGGGATCGTCTTACTATACGGCACGGCAAGAAGCATGCTGCAGGCCGCACCGGAGATTGACGTGAATGAGACCGAACTTAGTGTCGAGCAGTTTGACGCCGCTCTGGCGGCCCTGGGGACGCGGTATCGGCTGTAC containing:
- a CDS encoding type I restriction endonuclease subunit R, which encodes MSSPERHLEEQLIEKLRSLKYEYRSDIRDRDTLENNFRQKFDALNRVQLTDGEFQRLLDEIITPDVFTAARRLRDINSFIRDDGTPLNYTLVNIKDWCKNTFEVVNQLRINTDYSHHRYDVILLINGVPAVQIELKTLGISPRRAMEQIVDYKNDTGNGYTRTLLCFIQLFIVSNRTDTWYFANNNARHFSFNAEERFLPVYQFAAEDNTKITHLDTFAEKFLLKCSLGQMISRYMVLIASEQKLLMMRPYQIYAVKAIVDCIHRNCGNGYIWHTTGSGKTLTSFKASTLLKDNPDIEKCLFVVDRKDLDRQTREEFNKFQEGCVEENTNTETLVRRLLSEDYADKVIVTTIQKLGLALDGTNRRNYKQRLESLRKKRMVFIFDECHRSQFGDNHQAIKEFFPNAQLFGFTGTPIFEENATYQKIEGDQATYRTTQDLFEKELHAYTITHAIEDQNVLRFHVDYYKPDGQAVKPGETLTKRAVVEAILAKHDAATGGRRFNALLATASINQAIEYFDLFQTVQAEKQQADPEFVPLNIAAVFSPPADDNPDVKQIQEDLPQEKADNEQEPEKKKKALKAIIADYNARFDTNHSLFEFDLYYQDVQKRIKDQQFPNADLPKKGREKIDITIVVDMLLTGFDSKYLNTLYVDKNLKHHGLIQALSRTNRILNATKPYGNILDFRQQQAAVDAAVILFSGAEMEKAREIWLVDKAPVVIEKLKTAVGDLGEFMKSQGLQPRPEDVPNLKGDDARAQFILRFKEVQRLQTQLDQYTDLSEEQKKTIEQILPEEHLKGFRGVYLETAQRLREQRGKSGDATGADQLDFEFVLFASALIDYDYIMALIARYSQQTPAKWEMSRERLIGLIASDAKFMDEREIITDYVRSLEAGKRLDEKGVREGYHLFKAQRNAAELAQQASKHGLSPGALQEFIDTILGRMIFDGEQLTVLMEPLGLNWRQRREKELALMADLVPLLKKRAAGRDISGLSAYEQ
- a CDS encoding restriction endonuclease subunit S, with amino-acid sequence MKGDTKHTLIPKLRFPEFRDSWIQKPLAQIATLIDDRVGTTQCTPYTVTTGVGLVSQENKFGRTIAGDSLKNYLRLKKNDFAYNKSATKAFPQGYIARYLGKDQAAVPNSIFTCFRPDELQIDPAYLDYVFAGNLHGRWLKKYITIGARAHGSLSVNDDDLMRLPVPVPSGSSSSAEQQKIADCLTSLDELIAAEVRKLEAMRAHKQGLMQLLFPREGETRSRLRFPEFCSAPAWEMYELGPMTSRIGSGITPLGGDKNYKSSGRPFIRSQNVGWGELILEDVAYIDEETHKSFVASEIQPSDVLLNITGASIGRSAVADSRIVGGNVNQHVCIIRLKQNELYPVLLNQYLISDRGQKQIDNFQAGGNRQGLNFGQIRSFLIPRPPTKGEQQRVAGCLASLDTVMLSQATKVVALRVHKRGLMQQLFPSPQESEA
- a CDS encoding AAA family ATPase, giving the protein MSSIPTIHRYRTMQTLGSRVRRDLANSDFVFVYAYNRVGKTRLSMEFKEAGKRQNKGTPDTLYFNAYTEDLFTWDNDFEDDSDRKLRINSESKFFAGLRDLALEESIQAYLGRYADFDFDIDYTAWTVSFRKGDNSNIKISRGEENIFIWCLFMAICERVIDGQESYSWVKYFYIDDPISSLDDNNAIAVASDLAKLLKKGRGRCKAVISSHHALFFNVIANEFKKIPHKKYFLDRPRNGDELTLRATDDTPFFHHVAMLSELQSAAESGILYTYHFNMLRSVLEKTAVFFGYHSFADCLDGEKDQAFYSRALNVLSHGAYSLYEPREMGDDNKSLFQDILTAFFTRYSFALPDLLEKTAATPAQAAIVAVAPAAIPAQAATVAVAPAAASAQAASASPGPAQ